The following is a genomic window from Deltaproteobacteria bacterium.
CGTGAATCAGGTCCACGTAGTCGAGCTTGGTGTCCACGAGCTTCTCGCCGCCGAGCGCGTTGGCCGGCACCGAGAGCTGCACCACCACCTTGCGGTGCTCGCCCGCGGCGAAGTCGGGCAGGTGGATGGTCACCGTGCCGTTCGCGTTGTCGTACGCGTAGCCGTACACCTCGGTGGCCACCACGCCCGGCGCCAGCTTCAGCGTCAGCGAAGGCCCGGCCGCGACGGCGGTCGCCATCTGCTTGAGCTCGGTGTCGAAGATGGGGCCCAGCTCGCCGCCGGTCTGCAGGAAGCGGTAGTTGCCGCCGCCCTCGTCGGCGAGCTGCTGCATGGTGTCCTCGTCGAAGTCGGTGCCCACGCCGAAGGCCGACACGGTCACCCGGTGGCTGAGCGCGCCGCGCGAGATGGCCGCCAGCCCGGGCCGCGAGGTGATGCCCTCGTTGGCCTCGCCGTCGGAGATGAGGAGCACGTGGTTCACCGCGTAGCCCTCCAGGTGTGCCTCCACCTGGCGCAGGCCGGCCTCGAGGCCGCCGGAGAGGTTGGTGCCGCCCATGTCGTAGATGCGGTCGATGTCGCGGTGCATGGTGCCCTTCGCCTCGGGCGTGCACGCCGTCGAGGGGAAGAGCAGGGTGACGTTGCTGCCGAAGGTCACGAACGCGAGGCGATCCTTCTCGTTGAGCCGGTCGACGAGCGCGTGCGCGGCGCGGCGGGCGCTCTCGAGCTTCTCGCCGGCCATCGAGCCGGAGCGGTCCAGCACCACCGCGACGTTCATGGGCGCGCGCTGACCTTCCACGTCGACGCCGGTGAGGTCGATCTTCAAGTACTCGTCGCGATTTCCGCCGAGGGCGAGGTCGGGATCGCTGAGCTTCCAGCTCATGATGAGCGAGCCGGAGCTGCTCACGGGCTCGGGAATGGGCGGCGTGGGCGGCGTGGGCTGGACGATCGTGACCGGCGTGGGGACCGGCGTCGGGACCGAGACAGGGCTGGCCCGGCGACCCAGGACCAGAGCGCTCAAGGCGAGCGCGCCAGCGACCGAAAAGATGAGCGCAATCCGCTTCATGTCCGCACCTCGCGTGGCGCGTTCGTGCGCCCCAGGACCCTGAAACGAACGGGCCGTCGAAAGGATCTAGGGCTTGGACCGCCCCGCTTGCCCGGCGGTTCCGGACTTGATTTCGGCCAATGGACGACTGGCCTAAGATCAGGGCGTCTGGAGGCTTTCCATGCACGCGCTCGCGCTCCTCGTCCTGCTCGCCGCACCGAACGTCGAACCCGCCACGCCAGCGGTGACCGTCGAGAATGTGTCGGCCATCACCGCGCTGATCGCGCCGCCGGCCGACGAGGTGCGCTACGCGTCGATCGGTTGGCGCCGCACGCTCTGGGAGGCGGCCAAGGAAGCGCAGAAGGCCGACAAGCCGATCCTGCTCTGGGCGATGAACGGACATCCGCTCGGGTGCGTTTGAAACAACGGCATCATCACCAGACGGTCCGTCTGGAACGACAGCGCGCTGGTGGAGCTCTCCAAGGCCTTCGTCCCGGCCGCGGACGACATGACGCATTTGGAGACCTACGGCGCCGACGCCGACTTCTTCCTGCGCTTCTCCGAGGACGGCCACTACGGCCACGGCAAGGGTCCGTACGGCACGCGCCAGGGGACGTACCTGGTCACGCCGAGCGGCAAGCTGCTCGCGAGCACCAACGAGCTGAATCCCGCACTGATCGCCGAGCTGATGAAGGAAGCGCTGGCCGACTACGCGAAGCTGCCGAAGGAGCAGCGGCTGCTGTCGGCGAAGGAGCTGAGGAACTGGGGCACGCCGCAGCGGAGCGACGACGGCCAGTATCCCGAAGGCGGCCTCGTGCTCCGCGAGTACTCCCGCGACCTGCCCGCCAAGGGCGAAGATCCCAGCGCGACCAGCCAGAACTGGAACATGGACTTCGCCTGGTTCACGCCGAGTGAAGCCAAGGCGCTGGTGCCCGCGCATCCCGAGCCGGGCAAGCGGGTGGCGTGGCCGCAGCCGCAAGCGCAGCGGCTGGTGCGCTTCCACTTCGTCGATTCGGTGAACGGGCTGCGCTACGGGCAGAAGCCGCTCTTCGAGGCGAGCGACGTGAAGAAGGCAGAGATCGCGTCGATCGTGGAGCGCGTCGACGGTGCGCGCGTGACGCTGCGCCTCGAGGGCCAGACGCGCGCCGAGAGCAACAAGCCGCGCAACCGCTGGGTGGAGACGCGCGTCGCCGGCCGCGCCGTCTGGGACAGCGCGCAGAAGCGCTTCACGTCGTTCGACCTCGTGGCCGTGGGCACGCGCTGGGGCGGAACGGGCGAGGGCCGGAGCTACGACCGCGCCGAAGAGAAGGCGCCCAAGCCGATTGGCTTCAGCTTCTCGCTCGCCAACGACACCGAGCGCGTCCCCCCGCTGTACGTGTACGGCTACGGGTGGTGAGCAGGCTGCGCCGGCTCGACCTCGGCCATGCCCACGATGGTGTGGCCGTTGAGGAAGATCACGGGAAACCGCTCTTCGTTTTCGCCCGCGTGGCCGCGCGGCCGAAGGAAGGCGTCCTCGAGCCGCAGGTAGCCCTGGTGGTGCAGCACGAAGTCGGACACCCGCACGCCGGGCAGCATCTTCAGTCGCCCGGTGACCACGACCTGATCCGTGAGGATCCACACCTGGTGCGCGGTCACTTCGTCGCGCGTCGCGACGGCTTCGGTCTCCGGCGGGACGATCGCGGTGATGGCGCGCGTCTGCAGCGCGAAGAACGGCAGCGCGTGCTCGCCTTGTCCGAGCTTGGCGTCGGTGAGGGTGATGAACGGCCCCGCGTGATCCAGGTGATCGAGGAGCCGCGCCCGCGGTGGCAGATGCGCGCTCCCCTTGAGCCAGCCGGGTGAAGCGAGGATTCGGAGCGGCACTTCGCGCTGCTCGGGTTTGTAGGTCATGGTCACCTCCGCGCCATGACCTGTGCAGCCCGCGTGCCTCTCGACGGCGCGCGCACTTGCGCCGGCCACGCGCGCAGAATCCGCGCGCGCGATGGAACGACGCAGAATTGGCGTGGGGACCGGCCGCTGCCGTCAGCGTCGAATCAGGGGCTGGCCAGATCCGGCAGGTTCGGATCGGTGCAGTACAGCGCGTTCGGCGAGTCGCCGAAGAACTCGCGGCACGTGGCCGGGTCCGTGGAGCAGAGGTTCTGCAGGAACGTCTGATCGAACGCGAGCTGCGTGCACTTCAAGCCCTTGGCGGGATCGCCGCAGTCGTCGTCGCTGAGGCAGTCCGTCGAGCACTCGCCGTGCGCGTTTCCGTCGGTCTCCTGCGCGCTGTAGTCCTTGCCCGCCTGGCGAATGCAGACCAGGTCCTCGCAGTCCGGATCGCCGTTGGACAGAAAGTCGAAGGCGCTGTTCTTCACCGCGTCATCGCCCGACTTGATGAACTCGATGCCGCCGCCGTCGGGGAACGCAGGCCGCGTGAGGCGGCACGTGTTGCCGTAGTCGACCGGCGGGTTGCAGCCCCAGATTCCAAGGCCACAAACGACCATCCCCAGCAGGCTCGCGCGCTTCATCGTTGCCGTCATCGCCAGGTTCCCGGGAGCAAGGGCCGTGGACGCTAGCACCCACACGGGATGCCCTCAAGCGTCCGTGAAGTGGGGATGTTTCCTACAGTGTGCGTATGTCACACGAGGTTTGCCCCATCCGGATTCCGTGGTCTAGAGTGCCGCGTTCCATGGAGCAGTGCTTGCGTGGATCGGCCGAACTTCGCGAGCGAAATCAGAGCGCGAAGGGGGGCTGCTCGCTGGCGCAGCTGGCAACTTTGAGGAGCTCGTCCCCCGAATGCACCTTCGATCCTCAACTGTGACGAGGTGGGCCGCGCTGACGCTGGCGCTCGCTCTGCTTCCCGCGCGCGCACACGCGCAAAACTCCGGCGACCTCGGCCTCGACCTGAGCGGCGACAACGGCAAGAAGGACTCGCCGCCGCCGGTGAAGCCCGCCGCCGACAACCCGCCTGATCTCTCGACGCCGGGCGACACCGCGTCGAGCACGCCGGCCAAGAAGAGCGACATCGACGTGGGCGAGCACGACGTCTCGCTCGAAGACCGCGTGAAGAGCGTGCAGAAGAAGGGGTTCTACAAGAAGAACCACTTCGAGCTCGCGCCGCACGTGGGGGTGAGCATCAACGACGCCCTCTTCACCAAGTACAACCTCGGCGGCGCGGCCATCTTCCACTTCTCGGACAACCTCGCCCTGGGCGGCCGCTTCGACTACATGATCGTGCAGACGACGGAGAACGTGAGCACGGCCAAGCGCGAGCTGCAGAGCAAGCTCCCGGTGTCCAAGCCCAAGTACGGCGGCGCCGCCGACTTCTACTGGACGCCCGTCTACGGCAAGGCCAGCCTCTTCAACTCCATCATCCACTTCGACCTGTTCGCCATCGCGGGCGCGGGCGTGGTGGTGAGCCAGACCTCGTCGTTCTCCGGCACCGACCCCACCGGCACGCTCTCGGCCGACCCGCTGCTCAACCAGGGCCCGCACCCGGCCTTCGACATCGGCCTGGGGCAGCGCTACGCGCTCAACGAGGTGGTGGCCTTCGAGTGGAGCCTGCTCGAGACCATCTACACCGACACCCCGGGCGGGAGCGGCAGCTCGCAGGTGCAGCGCATCATGAGCCTGAACGCAGGCTTCTCCTTCTTCCTGCCGCCGGTGCGGAGCGAGTAAGCCATGACTTCCGCCATGAGAAAGCTCAGCCTGGCCCTGCTCGCGCTCGCGGTGATCGTGCCTGCGCGCGCCCACGCCGCCGATTCCAAGGACGCAGCTGCCAAGCCCGCCGCCGGTGAGACCGGTGGCGAGGCCTCGGGCGGCGAAGAAGGCGACAACCAGCAGAAGCAGAACGAGAAGAGCGGCGCCAAGACGCTGGAGGAGCGCATCCGCCCGGTGTCGGGGAGCCTCTTCATCCGCAAGAGCCGCAGCGAGCTCGAGCCGGTGGTGGGCATCTCCTTCAACGATGCCTTCTTCCAGAAGTACATGTTCGGCCTGCGCTACGCGTACCACGCCACCGACAGCTTCTCCGTGGAGCTGGGCGGCGCGTTCGGCATCAGCATGCCCTCCGGCGAGGTGAACACCTGCACTGCCCAGGGCTGCGTCACGCCGACCAAGGATCAGCTCCAGGGCACGCCGGGCAACGTGGGCCTCATCATCGGCGCCTCGGGAGTCTGGGCGCCGCTGTACGGCAAGATCAACCTGGTGGGCGAGAAGGTGCTGCACTTCGACACCTTCTTCCTGGGCGGCCTCGACGGCCTCTCCTATGCGGTGCCCTCGGTGGACCCGAGCGTCGCGCCCACGAGCACGTTCACGTTCGGCGGCCACTTCGGCATCGGCCAGCACTTCGTGATCAACGACTTCACCGCGCTCCGCGTGGAGCTGCGCGACTACCTCTACAGCGGTCAGCGCGCCGTCAACGGCGTGCTCGAGAGCCACCTCGAGAACCAGTTCATGCTCGATATCGGCGTCTCGTTCTTCTTCCCCCTCCATCCCACGGAATAGGTCGAGCCATGAAGCGCGCAAGCACACTCGTCCTCGCCCTGGTGACTTTGCTCGGCTTCGCGCCGCGCGCGCACGCCGCCGTGCTGCGCCAGCTCGCGAACCTCGCCTCCAGCCAGATGTCGTTCGACGGCTTGGACCTCACCAGCGACGAGAAGCCCAGCAAGGGAAAGAAGGGCAAGAAGACCAAGGCCAAGAAGGGCAAGAAGGGCAAGAACAGCAAGGAGGAGGAGGAGTCCACGCCTTCCGCCGCGCCGGATCTGGGCAGCTCGCCCGCGCCCACGCCGAGCCCCTCGCCCACCACCTCCGCGCCGTCCACGCCCACCAAGGCGACGCCGGCGTCCGCGACGCCCATGCCGGATCTCGGGGTGAGTACACCGGCGCCCAAGAAGACCGAGCCCAGCAAGCCCGCGCCGACGATGTCCTTCGAAGCCATCGACGTGACCGGCAAGAGCGCCGAGCGCCAGAAGCTCGACGCGGCGGTAAGCCAGTTCAAGGCCCAGAAGTACGACGACGCCGCGCTCGCGCTCGAGGAGATCATCAAGGATCCCAAGAACGCGGAGCTGGTGCCCGAGGCGCGCTACCTGCTCGCCAAGACGCTCTATCGCATGGGCCTGTACCACTCGGCCCTCGCGCAATTCAATCTGGTGCTGGCGACCGGCCCGCAGAGCAAGTTCTTCAAGACCTCGCTCGAGTGGCTCTTCTACATCGCCCACAAGACGGTGAACGAGGAGATCGTCCTCGACACGGTGGCCAAGTACGCGAACTACGAGTTCCCGCCCAAGTTCCAGAGCGAGTTCCACTACCTCCTCGCCAAGTACCACTTCGAGCGCGGCAAGGCGCTGCTCGAGGCCGGCCGTCAGCAGGAAGGGCAGAACGAGCTGGATCAGTCGAACCGGCTGGTGCTGGCCTTCAACAAGAGCGACCCGTTCTACGGCAAGGCCAAGTACATCGAGGGCCTCATCCAGTTCGACCTCGGCAAGGAGCCGGTGGCGCTGGAGGCGTTCAAGGAAGTGGTCCGCGCCAACAACCCGAAGTCTGGCCAGCCGTACGACGAGAAGCTCCGCGAGCTGGGCTTCATGCAGCTCGCGCGCACGCACTACGGCAACAAGCAGAACCGCTACGCCATCTACTACTTCGAGAAGATCCCCGCCGGCTCGGATCAGTGGCTGGAGAGCTTGTTCGAGGCGAGCTGGGCGCACTTCCGCATCGGCCAGTACGAGAAGGCGCTGGGCAACATGATCACCTTGCAGGCGCCGTTCTTCCGCGACGAGTACTTCCCCGAGGCGCTCATCCTCAAGGCGGTCATCTACTACGAGAACTGCCGCTACAAGGAGTCGCGCGCGATCCTCGACGACTTCGAGAAGATCTACGGCCCGGTGCACGACCAGCTCGACAAGATCACCAAGGACGGCGAGGCCAGCAACGCCGACGCCCAGCACTACTTCGACATCCTCGAGGACATCGAGAAGAAGATGTCGGACGGCACCAACAATGACGTCGTCCTCGGCCGGGTGCTCAAGCTGGCGCTCACCGACCGCGATCTCAAGAGCACCAACGACTCCATCCTCGAGACCGAGCACGAGATGGACAGCCTCTCCAAGCAGAAGGACGTCTTCAAGTTCAGCGACCTGTCCAAGGAGCTCGGCGACGGCCTGAAGAAGGAGCGCCAGCAGCTCATCCAGCGCGCCGGCCTCATCGCCAAGGCCAAGCTGCAGCACGAGCTGCAGTACCTCAAGGAGCTCCTCAGCCAGGGCCTGCGCATCCAGTTCGAGACCACGACCAAGGAGAAGGAGCTCATCGAGTCGTCGCTCACGGGCGGCGGCAAGAAGGAGGGCCTGAGCACGGTCCAGGACAAGCGACGCATCGCCGACGAGGAAGAGATGTGGCCCTACGAGGGCGAGTACTGGCGCGACGAGCTGGGCACGTACGAGTACACGCTCACCAAGAGCTGCAAGGACTTCCTCACCAGCAAGACCGCCGACTCCGGCAGCGGCGCCAACTGAGCGCCGCGGTTGCTGCTGATCCAGAGCGCCGTGCCGTCACCGGCGCGGCGCTCGATCGTTTCTTCTCTGAATCCCGCGCTTTGACACCCATGATGCCAGGTGTCATAAACGTGGGCTGGAACCGCGACTCATGCCTGAACCGACACCCCTGAGCCCGGCCGAGCTCGCACAGCTCGAGCACGCCTTCGCCACCGATCCCAACTCGGACGCCTACCGGCCGCTGGCCGAGGCCTATCTCAAGATGGGCCGGTTCATGGAGGCGATGGTCGTCTGCAAGAAGGGCGTGAAGGCCCATCCCGACAAGCCGGATCCGCGGGTGCTCCTGGCGAGCGTCTACGCGGCGCAGAACAAGGACCGCAAGGCCATCGACGAGCTGGAGGGCGCCCTGCAGACGGCTCCCAGCGACCCGAACGCGCTGCGCATGGCCGCGGGCCTGCTGCTCAAGGCCGGCGACAACGACAAGGGCAAGGACTACGCCCTTCGCGCCTACAAGGCCAACAAGGGCGACGCGGAGACGAAAGAGCTCCTCGAGAAGTGGAAGATCGACGTGCCCGTGGAGGCCCCGCCGCCCGCGCCCGCGCCGCCCCAGGCGGTGATGACCGCGCCCGACGCGCCCGTGCTCATGAGCGCGGTGCAGGCCAACGGCGCGTCGCCCACGCCGACGGATCCCATGCAGGCCGTGTCGCAGCAGGCGGCCCAGGCCTATTCGCAGGGGAAAGTGCAGGTTCAGCCCCAGTACGCCCAGGCGCCTCAGAACGGCACCGCGCGCGCGCCGCAGGGCCTGCCGCCCGGGTTTGGGCAGCCGGCGCAGCCCGTTCGTCGGGCGCCGAGTGGCGCGCGCCCGCGTCCGGCGGCGCCGCAGCGGCCGCAGATTGACCTCTCGCAGTTCGAGGAGTCGGAGCCGTCGATCCGCACGAAGGGTGGCTCGGGCGGCGTGGTGACGCTGGGCTTCGCGGCCCTCGCGGTGGTCGCGCTGGTCGGCTACTACTTCTACTCATCGCACGTGAAGAAGGTGAAGGCGGAGCTCGCCAGCGCCCTCCACGACGCGGCCGAAGAGCTCGATCACGACTCCTACGCCTCGTACAAGAAGGCCTGCGAGGACGCCGAGCGCGCGCTCAAGCTCGATCCCGATTCGCCCGCGGCGCACGCCTACCTCGCGTACGCGTACAGCATCCGCTGGGGCGAGCACGGTGAAGGCGAGTCGGCGCGCAGCCAGGCGCAGGACCACTTGGAGAAGGGCCGCAAGCTCAAGGCCGACAGCCAGCACCTGATCGCGGCCGAGGCGCTCTACCAGTTCTTCGACAAGAACGCGGCCAAGGCCGAGGGCGATCTCGAGAAGCAAGTCGGCGACCTGGAGACGAAGAACCGTGCGTCGGCGCTCGTGTACCAGACGCTGGGCATCATCGAGATGCGCAACGGCGACCTGGAGAAGGCCGGCACGCACCTCAAGAAGGCGCTCGACCTCGCCGGCGGCGTTCCGCGTACGCACGCGGCGCTCGGCGATCTCTACCGCCGCCAGGGTCAAGAGATCCTCGCCTGGACGTACTACGACAACGCGCTCCGCTACGAGAAGGACCACGCGGACGCGGTGCTCGGAAAGTCGCTGCTGGTGCTCGAGGCGCAGAACCCGAACTACAAGATCGCCGAAGACCTCATCAAGCGCGTGCGCGACGCCGATCCGCCGCCTTCGCCCCGCCAGCTCGCCATGGGCTACGAGCTCGACGGCATGCGTCTGAACCAGACCGGCAACGCCAAGGAAGGCCTGGTGCAGGAGCAGAAGGCCCTGGCGCTGGATCCGAACAACCCCGAGATCCACGTGCTCGTCGGCCGTCGCATGCTCAAGGACGGCCAGAACCAGCAGGGCCTCGACGAGATCAAGAAGGCCATCGACCTCGACAAGAACCGGGCGACCTTCTACGTGGAGCTCGCGCGCGCCCAGATGTCGATGCCGAACGGCGCCAAGGATGCGATTGCGAGCCTGCAGAAGGCGCTCAACACGCTGCCGGGCTCGGGCAAGCTCCTCTCCATGCTGGGCGACGCGTACCAGAAGGCGGGCGACACCAAGAACGCCGCCAGCCAGTACGAGAAGGCCATCAACCTCGATCCCAAGGCCCAGATGCCCGATGCGCGCCTCGCGCTCGCCGAGCTGGCGCGCAAGGACAAGAACTTCGGCAAGGCCATGGAGCTCTACGAGCGCGCGGCCACGGACTACGGCAACAACACCATGAAGGTGGCCGAGGTCTACGACGACGAGGCACTGCTGGCCATCGATCGCAACGACCCGAAGGACAAGCAGCTCGAGCTGCTGAAGAAGTCGAACCAGGCGGATCCCAACTTCGCCAACACGTACATCCAGATGGCGCGCCTCTTGGCCACGGACAAGTCCCAGAAGGCCACCGTGAAGGCCTGCGGCGAGCAGTACCTCAAGCTCGACCCCAAGGGGCCGTACGCCGAAGAGGCCAAGCGCTGGGCGGCCATCAAGTAGCCGTTCGCGCAGCTTCTGCCTGCCATTCGCGCAGCTGATAACGCGTGCCCGCCCGTTGAACTTGGGCGCTCAGGGCGGTATGGGTTGCGCCCGATGGCCCATCCAACTGCCACGACCAAGGCCCAGCCCGTCGCGCTGGGCGATTTGGTGGCGCTCACCAAGCCGAAGATCACGCGGCTCGTGGTCTTCACGGGCGCGGTGGGCATGTGGCTCGCGCCGGTGGGCACGCTCACGCCGGTGAAGGTCATCTTCACGCTGCTGGGCACGGTGCTCGTGGTGGCCGCGGCGAACGCGCTCAACATGTACCTGGAGCGCGACGTGGACGCGCTCATGACGCGCACCGCGGACCGCCCGTTGCCCGCCGGCCGGCTGCCCGCGAGCGTGGGCCTGGGCTTCGGGCTGGGGTTGGCGCTTTTCTCGCTGCCCATCCTCAGTCAGGCCGTGAATCCAACCACGGCGCTCTTGGGCTTCCTGGCGCTGGTGATCTACGTCGGCGCGTACACCCCGCTGAAGCAGAAGACCTGGCTCGCGGTCATCGTGGGTGCGGTGCCGGGCGCGATTCCGCCGCTGATGGGCTGGACCGCGGCGACGGGTCACCTGGGCGCGCCAGGCGTGGCGCTCTTCGCGATCATGTTCCTGTGGCAGATCCCGCACACGCTGGCGATCACCCTCTTCCGCGACGCCGAGTACCGTCGCGCCGGCTTCCAGACGCTGCCCGTGCAGCGCGGCGAGACCGTGGCGCGCTGGCAGACGCTGGCATGGTCGCCGCTGCTGGTGGCCTCGACGTTGGCGCCCTGGTGGCTGGGCCTGGTCGGGCTGGCCTATCTCGCGACAGCCTGCGTGCTCGGCATCGGCTGGATGGTGCTGGCGGTGCGCGTGGCGCGCGAGCGCGGCGCGGTGAAGTGGGCGCGCGGGCTGTTCATCTACTCGATCATCTACCTGACGCTGCTCTTCGGCGTGCTGCTCGCCACCGCCGGCCACGCCAAGGCGTAGACCATGCTCGCCGAGATCCTCCCGACGGTGAACGCTGTCCTCAACGCGACGAGCGGGCTGCTCATCTTCGCGGGCTGGCGCGCCATCAAGGCCGGCGATCGAACGCTGCACCCGAAGTTGATGCTCGGCGCGTGCACGAGCTCGGTGCTCTTCCTCGTGGGCTACTTCACGCGCATCGCGCTCACGGGCACGCACCGCTTCCCCGGCGACGGCCCGGTGCGCGCGTTCTATCTGGTGCTCCTGGCGAGCCACACGCTGATGGCCGCCGTGGTGCTGCCCCTGGTGCTGCGCACGCTCTTCCTGGGCACGAAGGAGCGCTTCGGCGAGCACAAGCGCATCGCGCGCTGGACGTTCCCGGTGTGGATGTACGTGAGCGTCACCGGCGTGCTGGTGTACGTGATGCTGTACCAGGTCGCGCCGCGGCTGCACGAGGCGGTGGCCTCGAATGCCCCAGTCACCGATGTCGTGCAGCCCTGAATCACTTCTCGCGCAGCAGCGACTTGGCGTCGCGGAGCGCGACGTCCACGGCATCCGGCGCGCCCGAGTCCACGTAGTCGCGCACATGGCCTTGCCGGTCGACCACCACGAAGTGGCCGCCGTGAACGATGGACATGAAGTCGTCGGGGCCCTTGGCGTGGTCGCGCTCGAGCACTTCTTTGAAGCCATCCGTGACCACGGTCTGAATCGCGTCGGTGGGGCCGGTGAGGAAGTGCCAGTTGGCGGCGTCGGCCTTGTGCTTGGCCATGTACGCGGTGAGCCGCTCCGGCGTGTCGAATGCGGGATCAACGCTCACCGACACCAGCTGAAAATCGCTCCCGAGCTCGCCCGCGCGCGCCTGGATCTTGCCCATTCGCTCGGTGAGCAGCGGGCACACGCCCGGGCAGCGCGTGAAGACGAAATCCGCGATCCACACCTTCCCGCGCAGCTCGTTGAGGCCGAAGGGCTTGCCGGTCTGGTCGGTGAGCTCGAAGGCGGGCAGGGCGCCGAGCTGCTCCAGCCTCGGGCCCGGCGGCGGCGCGAGCATGGACAGGGCAACGCCCGCGCCTGCAGCCAGCACGAGACCGATCACGATGGCCACGACGACAGCGCGTCCAGGCGCAGTGGGTGCGGCGTCGGTGGCGGCGGGGCTGCTCATCGCGAACGGTTGTCTAGTCGCGCCGCGCGGCCAGGTCAAACGGAGGCCGCATGAGCGCGGGCGTGGCCACCGCGAGAACCGGGGCGCGCACGTTCGTGCTTTCGGAGGCGTTCGCGCTCCTGGCCCTGGTGCTGGTGGACGTGCTCTTGCGCCTGCGTGAGCCACTGGACGTCCCGCGCGATCGCTGGCTCGGCGTGCAGCTCGTGGCGTGCTGGCTGGCGGCGCTTTGGGTGCTGCGGCGCGTGGACGTGAACAAGGCGACCTCGCTCGTCTTCGGCGCGGCGCTGCTCGGACTCGGTGGCGTGCTCGAGCTGCGCGCGCTCCAGTCGCTCGCGGCGACGGCCGTGGACGTGGGCTCGGTGCACGGCGAGCTCGGCGCGGTGGAGCTGGCCGTTCACGCGCTGCACGCCGCGGCGGCGCTGGTGGTGTTGCCGTTCGCGTTGGGCGTGGTGAAGAAGCAGCCCGGGAGCGGCGCGCTGGCGGCCGCGCTGACCTTCGCGCGTTTCACTTGCGCGGCTGGCCTGGTGGTGGCCGGGCTCGTATCGTGGGGAGCCTGATGCGAGCGCTCGCTGCCCTCTTCGTCGTCGTCGTGCCGCGCGTGGCGCTGGCGTGTCCCGCGTGCGCACGCGATAGGAACTCGACCGCCTCGGTCTTGATGATCGGCGCCATGTTGCTCGTGCCGCTCGTCCTCAGCGGCGTGGTGTTCGCCGTGGCGCGCAAGGCGCAGCGCGAGGCCCCGTGAACGCGCTGGGAGTCGGCCTTCCGCCCGACGCATCGATCGACGCCGGCCGGCTGGATGTCGTGCTCCACGACGCGCTCTTCGCGGTGAGCGCGATCTTCCTCGGCTGTCTGGCCGTGCTGCTCGTGGCGCTGGTGCGACATGGGCGTCGGCACACGGCCGCGGCCGAGTCTGGCGCGACCGCGGGCAAGATGCTCCGCTCGGCGGGCGTGGCGCTGGGGCTGCTGGGGATCGTCGATGGCGCGCTCTTCGTGAACGCGCTCCGCCATCCCACCGGTGCGCTGGCCGACTTCGCCGAAGCGGACAAGCTGCCTGGCGTCGTGCGCATCGAGCTCAACGCGCACCAGTGGGCCTGGGACGCGCGCTACGCC
Proteins encoded in this region:
- a CDS encoding VWA domain-containing protein; this translates as MKRIALIFSVAGALALSALVLGRRASPVSVPTPVPTPVTIVQPTPPTPPIPEPVSSSGSLIMSWKLSDPDLALGGNRDEYLKIDLTGVDVEGQRAPMNVAVVLDRSGSMAGEKLESARRAAHALVDRLNEKDRLAFVTFGSNVTLLFPSTACTPEAKGTMHRDIDRIYDMGGTNLSGGLEAGLRQVEAHLEGYAVNHVLLISDGEANEGITSRPGLAAISRGALSHRVTVSAFGVGTDFDEDTMQQLADEGGGNYRFLQTGGELGPIFDTELKQMATAVAAGPSLTLKLAPGVVATEVYGYAYDNANGTVTIHLPDFAAGEHRKVVVQLSVPANALGGEKLVDTKLDYVDLIHGKNPVQTAFAASANIVPNAEQASLSRDKATYAQVARVHAASVSRRAATLYSSGDVAAAQRELAKGRGEAMQMNEVAQDPSLGADLDRIAPAPTTLPAAPSSEAGKVEAKKMKQEAYDYSR
- the cglC gene encoding adventurous gliding motility lipoprotein CglC, whose protein sequence is MKRASLLGMVVCGLGIWGCNPPVDYGNTCRLTRPAFPDGGGIEFIKSGDDAVKNSAFDFLSNGDPDCEDLVCIRQAGKDYSAQETDGNAHGECSTDCLSDDDCGDPAKGLKCTQLAFDQTFLQNLCSTDPATCREFFGDSPNALYCTDPNLPDLASP
- a CDS encoding outer membrane beta-barrel domain-containing protein, whose protein sequence is MHLRSSTVTRWAALTLALALLPARAHAQNSGDLGLDLSGDNGKKDSPPPVKPAADNPPDLSTPGDTASSTPAKKSDIDVGEHDVSLEDRVKSVQKKGFYKKNHFELAPHVGVSINDALFTKYNLGGAAIFHFSDNLALGGRFDYMIVQTTENVSTAKRELQSKLPVSKPKYGGAADFYWTPVYGKASLFNSIIHFDLFAIAGAGVVVSQTSSFSGTDPTGTLSADPLLNQGPHPAFDIGLGQRYALNEVVAFEWSLLETIYTDTPGGSGSSQVQRIMSLNAGFSFFLPPVRSE
- a CDS encoding outer membrane beta-barrel domain-containing protein; translated protein: MRKLSLALLALAVIVPARAHAADSKDAAAKPAAGETGGEASGGEEGDNQQKQNEKSGAKTLEERIRPVSGSLFIRKSRSELEPVVGISFNDAFFQKYMFGLRYAYHATDSFSVELGGAFGISMPSGEVNTCTAQGCVTPTKDQLQGTPGNVGLIIGASGVWAPLYGKINLVGEKVLHFDTFFLGGLDGLSYAVPSVDPSVAPTSTFTFGGHFGIGQHFVINDFTALRVELRDYLYSGQRAVNGVLESHLENQFMLDIGVSFFFPLHPTE
- the gltC gene encoding adventurous gliding motility protein GltC produces the protein MKRASTLVLALVTLLGFAPRAHAAVLRQLANLASSQMSFDGLDLTSDEKPSKGKKGKKTKAKKGKKGKNSKEEEESTPSAAPDLGSSPAPTPSPSPTTSAPSTPTKATPASATPMPDLGVSTPAPKKTEPSKPAPTMSFEAIDVTGKSAERQKLDAAVSQFKAQKYDDAALALEEIIKDPKNAELVPEARYLLAKTLYRMGLYHSALAQFNLVLATGPQSKFFKTSLEWLFYIAHKTVNEEIVLDTVAKYANYEFPPKFQSEFHYLLAKYHFERGKALLEAGRQQEGQNELDQSNRLVLAFNKSDPFYGKAKYIEGLIQFDLGKEPVALEAFKEVVRANNPKSGQPYDEKLRELGFMQLARTHYGNKQNRYAIYYFEKIPAGSDQWLESLFEASWAHFRIGQYEKALGNMITLQAPFFRDEYFPEALILKAVIYYENCRYKESRAILDDFEKIYGPVHDQLDKITKDGEASNADAQHYFDILEDIEKKMSDGTNNDVVLGRVLKLALTDRDLKSTNDSILETEHEMDSLSKQKDVFKFSDLSKELGDGLKKERQQLIQRAGLIAKAKLQHELQYLKELLSQGLRIQFETTTKEKELIESSLTGGGKKEGLSTVQDKRRIADEEEMWPYEGEYWRDELGTYEYTLTKSCKDFLTSKTADSGSGAN